In Mycobacterium sp. Aquia_213, the sequence GGTGTTGTCCGGCCTGGCCTGGGTGATCTACGGGCTGGTTATCGCCGTGATCGTTATTGGTGTGTTGTTCATCGCCCGCGATTTCATCGCGCACCACACTGGGTATCCCTTCCTGGGGGCCAAACTTAAGTAGCATCGAATCGTCGTCCACCGAATACCGAGCCCCAGGGGCGGAGTGAGCAAGTGAACCGATTCCTTACCTCGGTCGTTTCGTGGTTGCGCGCGGGCTATCCGGACGGCATCCCGCCGACGGATACCTTCGCCCTGCTGGCACTGCTGGCCAACCGATTGACCAACGACGAGGTCAAGCTCGTGGCCAATGCGCTGATGGAACGTGGCGACTTCGACAGCATCGACATTGGTGTGATGATCAGCAAGCTCACCGACGAGCTGCCGTCCGATACTGACGTTGAGCGAGTGCGAGCCCGGCTGGCAGCTCAGGGCTGGCCGCTGGATGACCCACACGACGATGAGCGTGACGAGCTCGATGGTGGAGCGCACGCATAGCTGTTCTGCGTGCGCTCAGCGTCTCGCCCGGCTCCGCTGCCGCAGTGCTGTTACCCGCGTTGGAGCGGGTGCTGGCTGGCCGTGATGCGGCTTTCGTTGCGACACCACCGGATTGGGATGCCGAGCTCGACGCCTTGCGGGTAGGCGAAGCGATCGACGACGACGTGGCGTTGGTTGCGACGACGTCGGGAACCACCGGTAAGCCCAAGGGCGCCTTGCTCACTGCCGCGGCCCTGGCCGCCAGCGCGGCCGCCACGCACGACCGCCTCGGCGGACCGGGCAGCTGGCTGCTGGCGCTGGCGCCGTATCACATCGCCGGAATCCAGGTGCTGGTGCGCAGCGCCCTCGCTGGCTCGGTGCCCGTCGAGCTGGACGTGTCGGCCGGGTTCGATATCGCCGAATTGCCTTCTGCCGTAGCTAGATTGGAGCCCGGTCGGCGATACACCTCGCTGGTCGCCGCCCAACTGGCCAAGGCACTCACCGATCCGGCGGCGGCGGCCGCGCTTGCCGAGCTGGACGCCGTACTGCTCGGCGGTGGGCCGGCTCCACGACCGGTGCTCGATGCCGCGGCGGCCGCGGGGATTGCGGTGGTCCGCACCTACGGCATGAGCGAGACCGCGGGGGGTTGCGTCTACGACGGTGTCGCGCTGGACGGTGTGCGGCTGCGGGTGGACGACGGCCGCGTCGTAATCGGCGGCGCGACACTGGCTAACGGCTATCGCAACCCTGTTGATCCCGACCCGTTCGCCGAGGCGGGCTGGTTCCGCACCGACGATATCGGCTCGATCGACGAGTCCGGCGCGCTGAGCGTGCTGGGCCGCGCCGACGATGCGATCAGTACCGGCGGACTGACGGTGCTGCCGCAGCCGGTCGAGGCCGCGCTGTGCACCCACCCCGCCGTCGGCGACTGCGCGGTGTTCGGCCTGGCCGACGACCGGTTGGGGCAGCGGGTCGTCGCGGCGATCGTGGTGCGTGCCGGCTTCGACCCGCCGACGCTGGACGCGCTGCGCGCACATGTGGCCCACACCCTGGACGGCACCGCGGCGCCCCGCGAGCTACACATCGTCGACGCGCTGCCGCGCCGCGGCATCGGCAAGGTGGACCGGGCGGCGCTGGTACGCCGGTTCGGCGCCGGTCAATAGGCTGGTCGACCGTGAGGATTGCCCGCCGGGAGATGTCAGCCGTCGCGGCCGGTGCCGGCCTGGTCGCGGCCGCGATCGTGCTGCCGTCGCTGAACTGGGGCGTCAGAGGGCGCCTCGACCGCGGCCCGGAGCGCTTCGACACACACGCCGAGTCGGCTCCGTTGTTCGGCGCCTGGGAGATCCACGCCAGCTGGGGAACCGGGCCGGCGATTCTGCTCGCCATTGCCGCCGTGGTGTGGGGACCGGTCGTAGCACAACGTCTTTCGTGGCGTGCCCTGACGCTGGGCAGCTGGGCGGTGGCCTGCGGGTGGGCGTTCTCCCTGGCGATGATCGACGGCTGGCAGCGCGGCTTCGCGGGCCGGTTGACCACCCGGGACGAATACGTGACCCAGGTGCCCAGCATCACCGACATCTCGGCGGCGGTGCGCACGTTCTCCAGCCGGATTCTCGACTACCAGCCCAACTCCTGGATCACCCATGTTTCCGGGCATCCGCCGGGCGCGCTGTTGACGTTCGTCTGGCTGGACCGGCTCGGCCTGCACGGCGGAGCGTGGGCCGGCCTGCTGTGTCTGCTGGTCGGCTCCAGCGCGGCGGCGGCCGTCGTGATCGCCATCCGCGCGTTGGCCGACGAGCAGACCGCGCGACGGGCAGCCCCGTTCGTCGCAATCGCACCGACGGCGATCTGGGTGGCGGTCTCGGCCGACGGCTACTTCGCCGGCGTCACGGCGTGGGGCATCGCGCTGTTGGCCGTGGCCGTGCACCGACGGGTAGGGTTCCCCGCGCTGATCGCGGCCGTCGCCGGGCTGCTGCTCGGCTGGGGCGTCTTCCTCAGTTACGGCCTGGCGTTGATGGGCCTTCCCGCAGCGGCAGTGCTGATTTCGGCCACCGACTTCCGGGCGGCCCTGCGGGCACTGGGCCCCGCCACGTTGACCGCGTTGGCGGTGGCGGTAACCTTCGCTGTTGGAGGGTTCTACTGGTTCGACGGCTATACGCTTGTGCAGCAGCGCTATTGGCAGGTGAACGCGATCGCTAACTACCGGCCATTTCAGTATTGGTGGTGGGCAAATCTGGCATGCGTGGTGTGTGCGATCGGTCTGGGCGGCGTCGCGGGCATCACCCGGGTGTTCGACGTTGCCGCCATCCGCCGTCGCTGCGGCTTTCA encodes:
- a CDS encoding DUF3349 domain-containing protein, whose amino-acid sequence is MNRFLTSVVSWLRAGYPDGIPPTDTFALLALLANRLTNDEVKLVANALMERGDFDSIDIGVMISKLTDELPSDTDVERVRARLAAQGWPLDDPHDDERDELDGGAHA
- the menE gene encoding o-succinylbenzoate--CoA ligase, with product MLAGRDAAFVATPPDWDAELDALRVGEAIDDDVALVATTSGTTGKPKGALLTAAALAASAAATHDRLGGPGSWLLALAPYHIAGIQVLVRSALAGSVPVELDVSAGFDIAELPSAVARLEPGRRYTSLVAAQLAKALTDPAAAAALAELDAVLLGGGPAPRPVLDAAAAAGIAVVRTYGMSETAGGCVYDGVALDGVRLRVDDGRVVIGGATLANGYRNPVDPDPFAEAGWFRTDDIGSIDESGALSVLGRADDAISTGGLTVLPQPVEAALCTHPAVGDCAVFGLADDRLGQRVVAAIVVRAGFDPPTLDALRAHVAHTLDGTAAPRELHIVDALPRRGIGKVDRAALVRRFGAGQ